One window of Bacillus alkalicellulosilyticus genomic DNA carries:
- a CDS encoding carotenoid biosynthesis protein, with translation MENQFDRYIFRFFLFWYVCGVILLTFDLVSPSLEWANVIFLLLSGILGVIYFIRNYSMRKGFSVVALIFTTTMMAEWTGVRYGFLFGHYSYNADFGPQLVGVPITIGFAWIMVIATTHAIAKVISQHVKGVKKKAVYLLCGPSAAVILDLILDPVAFVAKEYWIWDGNGVYYGIPFSNFVDWFLVAFALHLVLAFYLLQDDDNSTYWSQRMAILYGLMLSMFVILAISAKLWLAIAITAPLVYILFSAYVTAIRKDAGV, from the coding sequence ATGGAAAACCAATTTGACCGTTATATCTTTCGTTTTTTTCTATTTTGGTATGTATGTGGAGTTATCCTCCTAACGTTCGATCTCGTTTCACCTTCATTAGAATGGGCTAATGTTATCTTTTTACTCTTGTCTGGCATACTTGGTGTTATTTATTTTATTAGAAATTATTCAATGAGAAAAGGATTTTCGGTTGTAGCTCTTATATTCACAACAACAATGATGGCTGAATGGACTGGTGTTCGTTATGGATTTCTGTTTGGGCATTATTCGTATAATGCAGACTTCGGCCCACAACTTGTTGGAGTACCGATTACAATTGGTTTTGCTTGGATAATGGTGATTGCAACAACTCATGCAATAGCGAAAGTGATAAGTCAGCACGTAAAAGGAGTTAAAAAGAAAGCCGTCTATCTTCTTTGTGGTCCATCCGCTGCTGTTATCCTTGATTTAATTTTAGACCCGGTTGCTTTTGTAGCTAAGGAATATTGGATTTGGGATGGGAATGGAGTCTATTACGGCATTCCTTTTTCGAATTTCGTTGATTGGTTCCTCGTTGCTTTTGCCTTACATCTTGTTCTTGCTTTTTACCTTTTACAGGATGATGACAATAGCACATATTGGAGTCAAAGAATGGCAATTCTTTACGGTTTGATGCTTAGCATGTTTGTTATTTTAGCCATTTCCGCTAAACTTTGGCTTGCCATTGCAATCACAGCGCCACTTGTATACATCCTCTTTTCGGCGTATGTTACTGCGATTCGAAAGGACGCTGGAGTATGA
- a CDS encoding SDR family NAD(P)-dependent oxidoreductase, whose translation MLENFIVVVTGGAQGIGKGIARGYCNQGATVIITDIDEEKGIATTKELNASEKGTCVFIHCDVRVSEQISETVKTIDERYGKIDVLINNAGVSRFTPITQLKLEEWEDVIKTNLTGPLLFAKEAAFIMKKQEKGSIVNIASTRAIMSEPSSEAYAASKGGIVALTHALAASLQEDRIQVNAVSPGWIETGDYEGLREVDHKQHFAKRVGKPEDIARACLFLTHPDNDFITGENLVVDGGMTRKMIYEH comes from the coding sequence ATGCTTGAAAATTTTATTGTTGTTGTCACTGGTGGAGCGCAGGGAATTGGTAAGGGGATTGCGAGAGGGTATTGCAATCAAGGGGCGACTGTCATTATTACGGATATTGATGAAGAAAAGGGAATTGCCACAACGAAAGAATTAAATGCAAGTGAAAAAGGAACATGCGTTTTTATTCACTGTGACGTCCGAGTTTCAGAACAAATTTCTGAAACGGTGAAAACCATCGACGAGCGCTACGGAAAAATTGATGTATTAATTAATAATGCAGGTGTTTCTAGATTTACTCCAATCACCCAATTAAAACTAGAAGAATGGGAAGATGTCATCAAAACAAATTTAACCGGTCCTCTTCTTTTTGCAAAAGAAGCAGCGTTCATCATGAAGAAACAAGAAAAAGGGTCAATTGTAAACATTGCTTCAACAAGAGCAATCATGTCAGAGCCTAGTTCTGAGGCGTATGCAGCTTCAAAAGGAGGAATTGTGGCGCTAACCCACGCCTTAGCTGCTTCCCTTCAGGAAGATCGAATTCAAGTAAATGCAGTAAGTCCTGGTTGGATTGAAACAGGTGATTATGAAGGGTTACGAGAGGTTGACCACAAGCAGCATTTCGCAAAAAGAGTGGGGAAACCAGAGGACATTGCCCGTGCATGTCTCTTTTTAACTCATCCAGACAATGATTTTATTACAGGAGAAAATCTAGTGGTTGATGGCGGAATGACCCGAAAAATGATTTATGAACATTAA
- a CDS encoding ATP-binding protein codes for MVTQNVKVKTTVVFLILAYVLYFIYQMLLVLPYPLLGIHLTKDDSNWAVAHIQADGIAGELGVNKGDIITSIDGASPEETRLVSKWFIVEQASQFTVKNANGEKEIHVPIGENQSFYDKLWLTIFSLPFLLIGIITYYRKPKLYFVKTFLLTNVVVAFSLLSAITSCQGYIVPRTIFYQTLIWIPYFLVVLTSYFPIYINHDRRVKRTKKIFLVIALSFSFLQVSYQISPLSENWFLLLDKGVIFPLLLALLVCSIFFGYIALQYAKKVERYQVWILSFGLLCSLSPLFIFFMLPTIWHKSEVNTVFTSFFLMAMPLFYGYVLVRKGLLWRKFYLPDLLLRLAFAVGVVGCFLLFHVFHERTGQTSLLIIMAFLYIVGLHYFFQNMVQWSNRLLFQRKERIQEKEEMLSQLQLNDYYTNLLKHFIMKMADDFDERIKAIFWIRHDHSLLIEVKDTPDSRLNGLTLNKKGELVFSSKANEQQFTTFPVVEQQTLVGYVIVEKGKVSNLFEADYLALLTSYMQMVHRLVSLQPALNSQVTTSLIELNEDQLLLESLEEEKEKIAEHLHDNIIQNLVFILRDAKEIKTNEPKKVHGMVDKLEDTLFELRDLCSDLYPSVVEDIGLKRAIDTLIRETKARHHIKMECDYDRYVDNSIPLAVTVSLFQMIKELLQNVLKHAQATTVSITIETYNHTVQVRISDDGVGFDTLSLQHQIAKAKHYGLLSIKRKVNALQGNFDILSQHGKGTKVMIRIPAQPQGGRIHEKAN; via the coding sequence GTGGTTACGCAAAATGTAAAGGTTAAAACAACAGTTGTGTTTCTTATTTTGGCGTATGTTTTATATTTTATATATCAGATGTTATTAGTTCTTCCTTACCCCTTGCTAGGTATTCATCTGACAAAGGACGACTCCAACTGGGCAGTTGCCCATATTCAAGCTGATGGTATTGCTGGAGAACTAGGAGTGAACAAAGGCGATATTATCACCTCAATAGATGGAGCTTCACCCGAGGAAACTCGATTGGTATCCAAGTGGTTTATTGTTGAACAAGCCAGCCAGTTTACTGTGAAGAATGCGAATGGTGAAAAAGAGATACATGTACCAATAGGAGAGAATCAGAGCTTTTATGACAAGTTATGGTTAACGATATTTTCCCTGCCATTTTTACTTATCGGCATCATAACCTATTATCGGAAGCCGAAATTATATTTTGTGAAGACGTTTTTACTTACGAACGTAGTAGTTGCTTTTTCTCTATTGTCTGCGATTACCTCTTGTCAAGGGTATATCGTACCCCGAACAATTTTTTATCAAACGTTAATCTGGATTCCTTACTTCTTAGTTGTTCTTACTTCCTACTTTCCAATATACATAAACCATGACCGAAGAGTGAAGCGAACAAAGAAAATCTTTCTTGTTATCGCGCTGTCCTTTTCGTTTTTACAAGTATCATACCAAATTTCCCCTTTGTCTGAGAATTGGTTTTTACTACTTGATAAAGGTGTAATCTTTCCATTGTTGTTAGCCTTACTCGTTTGCTCCATCTTTTTCGGATATATTGCACTGCAGTATGCGAAAAAAGTAGAAAGATACCAAGTTTGGATTTTGTCGTTTGGACTGCTGTGTAGTTTATCTCCTTTGTTTATTTTCTTTATGCTCCCAACAATTTGGCATAAATCAGAGGTCAACACCGTTTTTACTTCTTTCTTTTTAATGGCTATGCCACTTTTTTATGGGTATGTTCTTGTCAGAAAAGGGTTGTTGTGGCGCAAATTCTATTTGCCAGATTTATTACTTCGGTTAGCTTTTGCTGTTGGTGTGGTAGGTTGCTTTTTGCTCTTCCATGTTTTCCATGAACGGACAGGACAAACGAGTTTATTAATTATCATGGCGTTTCTTTATATTGTTGGGTTACATTATTTTTTCCAAAACATGGTTCAATGGAGTAATCGATTGTTATTTCAACGAAAAGAAAGAATTCAGGAAAAAGAGGAAATGTTGTCTCAACTCCAACTAAATGATTATTATACAAACCTACTTAAGCACTTTATTATGAAGATGGCAGATGATTTTGATGAACGCATAAAAGCTATTTTTTGGATTCGACATGACCATTCACTGCTTATTGAAGTGAAAGATACCCCTGATTCTCGTTTAAATGGTCTTACACTAAACAAAAAAGGCGAGTTGGTGTTTTCTTCTAAAGCGAATGAGCAGCAATTTACCACTTTTCCTGTGGTGGAACAACAAACGTTAGTAGGATACGTCATTGTTGAGAAGGGTAAAGTTTCAAACTTATTTGAAGCGGATTATCTTGCTTTATTAACTTCTTATATGCAAATGGTTCATCGCCTTGTCAGCCTTCAACCTGCCTTAAACTCTCAGGTGACAACCTCGCTCATTGAGCTGAATGAGGACCAATTATTACTTGAAAGTCTTGAAGAAGAAAAAGAAAAGATTGCTGAACACCTCCATGATAATATAATTCAAAACTTAGTCTTTATTTTACGGGACGCAAAGGAAATCAAAACAAATGAACCAAAAAAAGTTCATGGTATGGTTGATAAGTTAGAGGATACATTGTTTGAGTTGCGTGATTTATGCTCTGATTTATATCCGTCCGTTGTTGAAGATATTGGTCTCAAAAGAGCGATTGATACGCTAATTCGGGAAACAAAAGCGAGACATCATATCAAGATGGAATGTGATTATGATCGTTATGTAGATAACTCTATTCCGCTAGCTGTCACAGTTTCACTGTTTCAAATGATAAAAGAGCTACTTCAAAATGTACTGAAACATGCGCAGGCAACAACAGTCTCGATTACGATCGAAACATACAATCACACTGTTCAGGTTCGTATAAGTGACGATGGAGTAGGTTTTGATACGTTGTCACTTCAGCACCAAATCGCAAAGGCGAAGCATTATGGCTTGCTATCAATCAAACGAAAGGTAAATGCATTACAAGGGAACTTCGATATCCTTTCCCAGCATGGTAAGGGAACAAAGGTAATGATACGCATACCTGCACAGCCGCAAGGAGGGAGAATACATGAAAAAGCAAATTAG
- a CDS encoding response regulator: MKKQIRVMLIDDHQMVLRGLKSWLEEDNDIAVVGVYHQAREALQAMEDLVPDVVVCDVRMPEMNGMELARKVVQINNNRIKVVLVSGFYTTEYHVTALEIGVSAFLPKDSSYSEFINIIKQSYFGYKMIPSHLEQKMEMRLTPKETDILKGIAAGETNEEISKRLHMSRRTVEHHISSIFRKLDVDGRVGAVIKGIQHGILGDVM, encoded by the coding sequence ATGAAAAAGCAAATTAGAGTCATGTTAATCGATGATCATCAAATGGTTCTACGTGGTTTAAAATCATGGCTTGAAGAAGATAACGACATTGCAGTGGTAGGAGTCTATCATCAAGCTAGAGAAGCATTACAAGCTATGGAGGATCTAGTACCAGATGTTGTTGTCTGTGATGTACGTATGCCAGAAATGAACGGAATGGAGCTAGCTCGAAAAGTTGTGCAAATCAATAACAATCGGATAAAAGTGGTGTTAGTTTCTGGTTTTTATACAACGGAATACCACGTAACCGCTCTAGAAATAGGAGTGAGTGCCTTTTTACCAAAGGATTCCTCCTACTCAGAGTTTATTAACATCATTAAGCAAAGTTATTTTGGCTATAAAATGATACCATCCCACCTTGAGCAGAAAATGGAAATGAGATTAACACCGAAAGAGACGGACATCTTAAAAGGAATAGCGGCAGGAGAAACGAATGAAGAAATCTCTAAACGATTACATATGAGTCGTAGAACGGTCGAACACCACATTTCCTCTATTTTTCGCAAATTAGATGTAGATGGAAGAGTAGGTGCCGTTATTAAAGGGATTCAACACGGGATATTAGGTGATGTGATGTAA
- a CDS encoding MMPL family transporter — MKSKLWSNFLFQWRWIIVLVFIGLVVISGLGGAKLTPLLSGGGWDVKGSSSYLASEMMSDGFAGRAPTSLTLVITDPTNEIGTAVYEENVKAVVEYVESLEEVDSVYSWVEAPAQLRETMEGKDNKTTIGFVSMNIEEGQAVNLMPDIQEELHQKGKEVGVDAYLIGEAAIWGDVSLYSQKGLVKAELIVLPLIFIVLLIVFRSVVSAITPMMVTVVSIIVSMGIIYLVANTFELSVFVTNAAVMLGLGIGIDYSLFIVNRFKLELEQQKGKVKEAVAETLRTAGHTVFFSGVTVVAALSALFLVELPAIKAIAFGAITVVIVSVFASLVLLPTVLLLLGERINKLKIPFLPKPTDRNQSRWYRFSKVIMKRPVFFLVLSVIILMSFAIPVKDMKLFNPDGQILPQESLVKQGLDRLEQSFGVGSMNAISIVLDSEGRITEEQITYIENLTDSIENHEHSSGVNSIVSLFEGFQPAQIDELISTDFNGVPEQMIPMVERYISEDRQALVIDVEASVYAASKDSKDLVDYIKNNINENPTPTGTEVYVGGQTPLGMDMDEAIYDSLLPVIAVMLVLLYIILFFTFKSVWLPLKAIVMNLLSVAATYGILVFVFANGYGAELFNVSANGYIVNFVPVLLLALLFGLSTDYEVFLLSRVKEEYDKNGDNDESVAVGLHATAPIISGAAVLMIAVFGGFAFSGMLPISTLGFGMAVAIFIDATLVRFILVPASMKLMGKWNWWFPFAKSRAESHANKKMVG; from the coding sequence GTGAAAAGTAAACTATGGTCTAATTTTTTATTTCAGTGGAGATGGATTATCGTTCTAGTGTTTATTGGACTTGTCGTCATTAGTGGGTTGGGTGGAGCAAAATTAACCCCGCTGTTGTCAGGCGGAGGTTGGGATGTAAAAGGAAGCTCTTCCTATTTAGCAAGCGAAATGATGTCTGATGGCTTTGCGGGGAGAGCCCCGACTTCATTAACGCTCGTTATTACAGATCCGACTAATGAAATTGGGACAGCAGTCTATGAAGAAAATGTAAAAGCAGTGGTCGAATATGTTGAAAGTTTAGAAGAGGTTGATTCTGTTTATTCCTGGGTTGAAGCACCTGCCCAACTAAGAGAAACAATGGAAGGCAAAGATAACAAGACAACGATTGGTTTTGTCAGCATGAATATTGAGGAAGGCCAAGCGGTAAATTTAATGCCTGACATCCAAGAGGAACTTCATCAAAAGGGAAAAGAGGTCGGAGTTGACGCGTATTTAATCGGCGAGGCTGCAATCTGGGGCGATGTTAGTTTATATAGTCAAAAGGGATTGGTGAAAGCTGAATTGATTGTATTACCTCTCATTTTTATTGTTCTTCTAATCGTGTTTCGAAGTGTAGTGTCCGCGATTACCCCGATGATGGTTACGGTGGTTTCTATTATCGTTAGTATGGGGATTATTTATCTAGTAGCAAATACATTCGAACTGTCAGTGTTTGTTACGAATGCGGCGGTCATGCTAGGGCTTGGGATTGGAATTGATTACTCTTTATTTATTGTCAATCGGTTTAAGCTTGAGTTAGAACAACAAAAGGGAAAGGTAAAAGAGGCAGTCGCTGAAACATTGCGAACAGCAGGTCATACCGTGTTTTTTTCAGGTGTGACAGTCGTCGCTGCCTTGTCAGCGTTATTTTTAGTGGAACTACCTGCAATTAAAGCAATAGCGTTTGGTGCGATAACGGTTGTTATCGTTTCGGTATTTGCTAGCTTAGTATTATTACCTACGGTTTTACTTTTATTAGGTGAGAGAATTAACAAGCTCAAAATACCGTTTCTTCCTAAACCGACAGACCGAAACCAATCCAGATGGTATCGTTTTTCGAAGGTCATTATGAAAAGGCCAGTTTTCTTTTTGGTACTCTCTGTGATTATTCTAATGAGCTTTGCAATTCCAGTGAAAGATATGAAACTATTTAATCCGGACGGTCAAATTCTTCCACAGGAATCATTGGTAAAACAGGGACTAGATAGGTTAGAACAATCATTTGGTGTGGGGAGTATGAATGCCATTTCAATAGTCTTGGACAGTGAGGGTAGGATAACAGAAGAACAAATCACTTATATTGAGAATCTAACCGACTCGATAGAAAACCATGAACATAGCAGCGGAGTGAATTCGATTGTATCTTTGTTTGAAGGATTTCAACCTGCCCAAATAGATGAATTAATATCAACTGATTTTAATGGTGTCCCAGAACAAATGATACCAATGGTAGAACGGTATATTAGTGAGGACAGACAGGCGCTCGTCATTGATGTAGAGGCTAGTGTCTATGCAGCGAGTAAAGACAGCAAGGATTTGGTTGACTATATAAAAAATAACATAAATGAAAATCCAACACCTACAGGAACCGAAGTATATGTCGGGGGACAAACTCCGCTAGGGATGGATATGGATGAGGCTATTTATGATAGTTTACTTCCTGTTATCGCAGTTATGCTCGTGTTACTTTATATTATATTATTTTTTACGTTTAAAAGTGTATGGCTACCATTAAAAGCAATTGTAATGAATCTACTATCGGTTGCGGCGACCTATGGGATACTAGTATTTGTATTTGCGAACGGATATGGCGCAGAGCTGTTTAATGTCAGCGCAAATGGCTATATTGTCAATTTCGTTCCCGTTCTACTACTCGCACTTTTGTTTGGGCTTAGTACCGATTATGAAGTATTCCTCTTGAGTAGAGTGAAAGAAGAGTATGATAAAAATGGCGATAATGATGAAAGTGTGGCAGTTGGGCTTCATGCAACAGCACCAATCATTTCAGGAGCAGCTGTATTAATGATTGCTGTGTTTGGAGGATTTGCTTTCTCTGGCATGCTCCCTATTTCAACACTAGGTTTCGGGATGGCGGTTGCGATATTTATCGATGCCACACTTGTTCGCTTCATCTTAGTACCTGCATCAATGAAGTTAATGGGGAAATGGAACTGGTGGTTTCCCTTTGCAAAAAGTAGAGCTGAAAGTCATGCAAATAAAAAGATGGTAGGGTAG
- a CDS encoding paeninodin family lasso peptide gives MKKIWSQPELEILSVGETMKFFPKDPKPPKDPGNPEDTIDPINPFDS, from the coding sequence ATGAAAAAGATTTGGTCACAACCGGAGTTAGAGATATTATCTGTTGGTGAGACAATGAAGTTTTTTCCTAAAGATCCTAAACCACCAAAGGATCCTGGGAATCCAGAAGACACAATAGATCCAATAAATCCATTCGATAGCTAA
- a CDS encoding alkaline phosphatase PhoX: MESNMNRRDFLKLGSIGTVALTLGSAGVLSLAGGTTGFASNADTTKGKGWGGYGPLKKDPNGILDLPEGFNYKIISTSGQAMVNPSGDVVPGLLDGMAAYKGPKNTTILVRNHELGTNHQWPVNGKNPWSKSAAGGTTALIVGPNREVISEYVTNSGNIRNCAGGPSTWGTWLTCEETRNMGHGFVFEVNPLDPENEMSRTPIRDMGYFSHEACAVDPSTGIWYLTEDNDASFLYRFTPHNQSQQLGSLQEGGILEAAALDELPSNQASQFTPGQKVGVVWKQVNPERAKEDAMALGCIRFTRLEGAWFGGGALWFDDTSARTTTAPGRFGRVYRYFPATNTLELFFESSSTNELHAPDNVTITPWGDLWIAEDGNPQGDRIIGLTPEGNVYEFAKNVFNSSEFAGVCFSPDGKTMYVNIQSPGFTIAIWGPFARRNSARQFAMSHAAPPPGFAPQLSDKIIAYAEKEGMSPLAAAVLDRHGVTL; this comes from the coding sequence ATGGAGAGTAACATGAACAGACGTGATTTTTTAAAGCTTGGTAGCATTGGAACAGTAGCCTTAACACTAGGGTCAGCGGGTGTGTTATCACTTGCAGGAGGAACGACAGGATTCGCTTCGAATGCAGACACAACTAAAGGTAAAGGTTGGGGCGGATATGGGCCACTAAAGAAAGATCCCAATGGCATCCTTGATTTGCCAGAAGGATTTAATTACAAGATTATCTCAACAAGTGGACAAGCAATGGTGAACCCAAGCGGAGATGTTGTTCCTGGATTACTAGACGGAATGGCTGCATATAAGGGACCAAAAAATACAACGATTCTTGTTCGTAATCATGAGTTAGGTACAAACCATCAATGGCCTGTAAATGGGAAAAATCCATGGAGTAAATCAGCGGCTGGTGGAACGACTGCTCTTATTGTTGGACCAAACCGGGAAGTGATTAGTGAGTATGTGACGAACTCAGGAAACATCCGTAATTGTGCAGGGGGACCTTCGACTTGGGGAACATGGCTAACCTGTGAAGAAACACGTAATATGGGACATGGTTTTGTTTTTGAAGTTAATCCATTAGACCCGGAAAATGAAATGTCTAGAACACCGATTCGTGACATGGGTTATTTTTCTCATGAGGCATGTGCAGTTGACCCTTCTACTGGCATTTGGTATTTAACTGAGGATAATGATGCTTCCTTCTTATACCGTTTTACCCCTCATAACCAAAGTCAACAATTAGGGTCATTACAAGAAGGAGGAATTCTTGAAGCAGCGGCTTTAGATGAACTTCCGAGTAACCAAGCTAGTCAGTTTACGCCTGGACAAAAAGTGGGTGTCGTTTGGAAACAAGTCAACCCAGAACGAGCCAAGGAAGATGCAATGGCCCTTGGGTGTATTCGTTTCACACGTCTTGAGGGAGCATGGTTTGGTGGTGGAGCCCTTTGGTTTGACGATACCAGTGCAAGAACAACTACCGCGCCAGGAAGATTCGGTCGTGTATATCGGTACTTCCCAGCTACAAATACATTAGAACTATTTTTTGAATCGTCTTCAACAAATGAATTGCATGCTCCTGATAATGTAACGATTACTCCATGGGGTGACCTTTGGATTGCTGAAGATGGAAATCCTCAAGGTGACCGTATTATCGGTTTAACTCCTGAAGGGAATGTGTATGAGTTTGCAAAGAATGTATTTAATAGCTCGGAATTTGCCGGAGTGTGCTTCTCTCCTGATGGAAAAACAATGTATGTCAACATCCAAAGTCCTGGTTTTACGATTGCAATATGGGGACCATTTGCAAGAAGAAACTCTGCTCGTCAATTTGCGATGAGTCATGCGGCACCACCACCAGGGTTCGCGCCTCAACTGTCGGACAAGATTATCGCGTACGCGGAAAAAGAAGGGATGTCTCCTTTAGCAGCTGCTGTACTCGATCGTCATGGCGTTACTCTTTAA
- a CDS encoding twin-arginine translocase TatA/TatE family subunit, with the protein MLSNIGIPGLILVLVIALIIFGPSKLPEIGRAFGSTLKEFKKATNELVNTDGLENKKEERTTLQAVEQANSKTGSNI; encoded by the coding sequence ATGCTTTCGAATATTGGAATCCCTGGTCTTATTCTTGTTCTGGTCATCGCCCTCATCATTTTTGGCCCATCTAAGCTGCCTGAAATCGGGAGAGCGTTTGGAAGTACGCTAAAGGAATTTAAAAAAGCTACAAATGAGCTTGTAAACACAGATGGATTAGAAAACAAGAAAGAAGAAAGAACAACTCTTCAAGCTGTTGAGCAAGCAAATAGCAAAACAGGAAGCAATATTTGA
- a CDS encoding IS200/IS605 family accessory protein TnpB-related protein, with amino-acid sequence MKNEKNAKSIVDVSWYRFKTMLVYKAEWYGKTVVEVSKTFLALSCVRVAHLNIKTFKINGCLNFKK; translated from the coding sequence ATGAAAAATGAGAAGAACGCGAAATCTATCGTTGATGTGTCTTGGTACCGATTCAAAACGATGTTAGTGTACAAGGCTGAATGGTACGGTAAGACAGTCGTGGAAGTGAGTAAAACCTTCCTAGCTCTCAGTTGTGTTCGAGTTGCGCATTTAAATATAAAGACGTTTAAGATCAATGGTTGCTTGAATTTTAAAAAATGA
- a CDS encoding DinB family protein, whose product MNFSLNEAIEVLERTPQTLASLLTGLSPGWVLSNEGDDTWNATEVIAHLIEGEKTNWLPRLEHILQKGKSTPFPEFDLFSHLRELKNNTLEQKLQQFKISREQNIKIIRNLIEDDAQLALQGTHPAFGDVKVRELLSTWVVHDLTHISQIVRVMAKRYRMDVGPWEAYLGVLRK is encoded by the coding sequence ATGAATTTCTCACTGAACGAAGCCATTGAAGTGTTGGAGCGAACACCGCAAACATTGGCGTCTTTATTAACTGGGTTATCGCCAGGATGGGTACTTAGTAATGAAGGAGATGATACTTGGAACGCCACAGAGGTCATCGCTCACCTCATTGAAGGAGAGAAAACGAACTGGCTCCCTAGACTAGAGCATATCCTACAAAAAGGGAAAAGCACGCCGTTTCCTGAATTTGATCTCTTTTCTCATTTACGTGAGTTGAAAAATAACACACTCGAACAAAAGCTGCAACAGTTCAAAATAAGTAGAGAGCAAAATATTAAAATCATAAGAAATCTGATAGAAGATGATGCCCAACTTGCATTACAAGGTACTCACCCTGCCTTTGGTGACGTAAAGGTTAGAGAATTACTTTCAACATGGGTAGTCCATGATTTAACACACATTTCACAAATTGTTAGGGTTATGGCTAAACGATATAGAATGGATGTAGGACCTTGGGAAGCGTATTTAGGGGTTTTAAGGAAGTAA
- a CDS encoding PLP-dependent aminotransferase family protein, producing the protein MGTSKKRNDHLFIQIYDYVLQRIESKDWLEHEKLPSIRQLAIEFQVHRLTVLKAYTMLKNDNKIYVKDKVGYFVQVQARTQPSFPLSGSPLITAYEHKSSLSEIHQTKVDYNFAQALIDPNLLPNHFFSDYVKNVFDLYPKLLATYATVKGDEELRASLAHYLSTQYKTELNQEELLVLSGSQQGIYLVAQTFIKPRDTVLFERPSYSAAIDVFKARGAHIQTVTITPEGYDLNEVEYAMKTWKPRLFYLNPTFQNPTGYTIPVNQRKELVQLAEQYRCLLVEDDAYHDIYFKKAPPPPLYTFDTTGTVIYIRSFCKYISPGLRVAAIVCQHSLMKPLVSSKALIDNGSPLLNQKIFLHYFSSPRLQTHIEKLRIALQIRKEIMEEELAITDWSWVSPSGGLNIWARLPGTERGKLLFNKALSHSISFVPGFVCDPENQLSSWVRLSYSFANDQQIREGMKKLIQLERSF; encoded by the coding sequence ATGGGTACAAGTAAGAAACGCAATGATCATCTTTTTATACAAATCTATGATTATGTTCTTCAGCGAATTGAAAGTAAAGATTGGCTTGAACATGAAAAACTACCGTCTATTAGACAACTAGCTATAGAGTTTCAGGTTCATCGATTAACAGTACTAAAAGCGTATACTATGCTGAAAAACGATAATAAAATCTATGTCAAAGATAAAGTTGGTTACTTTGTCCAAGTCCAAGCACGTACTCAACCTTCTTTCCCGCTCAGCGGTTCACCATTGATTACCGCCTATGAACATAAAAGTAGTTTGTCTGAAATTCATCAAACGAAAGTTGATTATAACTTTGCTCAAGCGTTAATTGACCCTAATCTTTTACCTAACCATTTTTTTTCGGATTATGTTAAAAATGTATTTGATTTATATCCAAAGCTATTGGCAACCTACGCTACGGTAAAAGGCGATGAAGAGCTTCGTGCTTCTCTAGCTCACTATCTATCTACACAATATAAAACAGAGCTGAATCAAGAGGAGTTACTAGTGCTCTCAGGTTCGCAACAAGGAATTTACCTTGTCGCCCAAACGTTCATCAAACCAAGAGACACCGTGCTGTTTGAACGACCGAGTTATAGCGCAGCGATTGACGTCTTTAAGGCAAGAGGAGCCCATATTCAAACCGTTACAATTACCCCAGAAGGATACGACCTAAACGAAGTTGAATATGCAATGAAAACATGGAAACCAAGATTGTTTTACCTGAACCCAACTTTCCAAAACCCAACTGGCTATACGATACCTGTTAACCAACGAAAAGAGCTAGTTCAACTGGCTGAACAATATCGCTGTCTGTTAGTAGAAGATGACGCTTACCATGATATTTATTTTAAAAAAGCTCCTCCTCCTCCTTTGTATACATTTGATACAACAGGAACGGTCATCTATATTCGCAGTTTTTGTAAATACATTTCTCCTGGGTTACGAGTGGCAGCCATTGTCTGCCAACATTCTTTGATGAAGCCGCTCGTCTCTTCAAAAGCATTAATTGATAATGGGTCACCTCTTTTAAATCAAAAAATATTCCTTCATTATTTTTCTTCACCACGATTACAGACACATATAGAAAAGCTTCGGATTGCACTTCAAATAAGAAAAGAAATAATGGAGGAGGAATTAGCTATAACAGACTGGTCTTGGGTCAGTCCTAGTGGTGGCTTAAACATTTGGGCTCGCCTTCCTGGAACTGAACGGGGAAAGCTCTTGTTTAATAAGGCCCTTAGTCATTCCATATCCTTTGTTCCAGGCTTTGTATGTGACCCTGAGAATCAATTATCTTCCTGGGTAAGGCTAAGTTATTCTTTTGCCAATGATCAACAAATTCGCGAAGGTATGAAAAAATTAATTCAACTAGAAAGGAGTTTTTAA